In Chryseobacterium lactis, a single genomic region encodes these proteins:
- a CDS encoding HAMP domain-containing sensor histidine kinase — protein MTLRNRFTLISSLSFGIVSIITFAVIFFAYYDSTKIFYFEKLRNTALISAIYYLEKDELPKDRHAQIKKEYKHLIQNNRVAVYNQNNEVTFGQNLNDHNIKLSHLKRVRTDKWMEFMSGDQFYYGIFYPDNQGDFVVFVKSPNDSFQSQIWRLSIIMLSVLLLGLVAIYFLSRYLSKVVYKPISNVVERINKVDYNNISTAITSTNTNDEVEDLIKSYNKLLGRISENVLLQQNFINYVSHEFKTPLAAISGNLEVFAQRDRTPEEYKKVAQESLENVYEIENILNNLLLMSGMTKLERSHKQVRIDELIWKIYEKLELKAKEHQSSIKIQLEVTKPALLEFAGNETLLYLALYNIVENAIKYSHNHPVVIILSEKDHQLNIEVRDQGRGIPADDLAKITDTFYRGTNVNATKGSGIGLSLSKSIFDHHNMIMKIDSKVNVGTSVQLVFPSTP, from the coding sequence ATGACCCTTAGAAACAGGTTTACTCTTATTTCAAGCCTTTCATTTGGCATTGTTTCTATCATCACATTTGCGGTGATATTTTTTGCATACTATGACAGTACGAAAATTTTCTATTTTGAAAAACTGAGAAATACCGCACTTATTTCTGCCATTTATTACCTGGAAAAGGACGAGCTTCCCAAAGACAGACATGCACAGATCAAGAAGGAATATAAGCATTTGATTCAAAATAATCGGGTTGCGGTCTATAATCAGAATAATGAAGTAACCTTCGGGCAAAATCTGAATGATCATAACATTAAGCTTTCCCATTTGAAAAGAGTTAGGACAGACAAATGGATGGAGTTTATGTCAGGTGATCAATTCTATTACGGGATTTTTTATCCGGACAATCAGGGAGATTTTGTGGTGTTTGTAAAGTCGCCCAACGATTCGTTTCAGTCTCAGATATGGAGGCTTTCCATTATTATGCTTTCGGTTCTTTTGCTGGGATTGGTAGCTATTTATTTTTTAAGCCGTTATCTTTCCAAGGTTGTATATAAACCTATTTCCAATGTGGTAGAGCGCATCAATAAAGTAGATTACAATAATATTTCTACTGCCATTACTTCCACCAATACCAATGATGAAGTTGAAGACCTTATTAAATCTTATAATAAACTTCTGGGCAGAATTTCTGAAAATGTATTGTTGCAGCAGAACTTTATCAATTATGTTTCTCATGAATTTAAAACCCCTCTGGCTGCGATCTCCGGTAATCTTGAAGTATTCGCTCAAAGAGACAGAACTCCTGAGGAGTATAAAAAGGTGGCGCAAGAATCACTGGAGAATGTTTATGAGATTGAAAATATCCTCAACAACCTGTTGCTGATGTCAGGAATGACTAAGCTTGAGAGGTCTCATAAACAGGTAAGAATAGATGAACTGATCTGGAAGATTTATGAAAAGCTTGAATTGAAAGCCAAAGAACATCAGTCTTCTATTAAAATACAACTTGAAGTCACAAAACCTGCTTTATTAGAATTCGCCGGAAATGAAACGTTATTGTATCTGGCATTATATAATATTGTAGAAAATGCCATTAAGTATTCTCACAACCATCCTGTGGTAATTATTTTATCTGAAAAAGATCATCAGTTGAATATTGAAGTAAGGGATCAGGGTAGAGGAATTCCTGCTGATGATCTTGCGAAAATTACCGACACGTTCTACAGGGGAACCAATGTAAATGCTACGAAAGGAAGTGGAATCGGTTTGTCACTATCGAAAAGTATTTTTGACCATCACAATATGATCATGAAGATTGATTCTAAAGTAAATGTGGGTACAAGTGTCCAACTTGTGTTTCCTTCCACTCCCTAA